TTCGGGTTTTCAAGTTTGACCACATGCTGTCCTGAATTAACTTTAAGCGTGCCGGCAATGGGGGTTGTCTCAATGAACTTCTCGTCGATGTACACGTTTGCCCAGGGCACCACTGTCACCTTAAGATACGATGTGCCGGTTACCGGCTTAGTGACCACGGCCATGGTGACATTCAGACGCAGCGGCTTTAAGGCACTGACCGTCCGTTCGATCTCGGTCAATTCATATCCGGGTTTACTGAATTTAAACCGGTGGATGCCGAGACTGACGCTTTCCAGCGTGCACGGTGTCTTGGGGTCAAGCAGGATATTATCCAGATATACCGCGGCTCCGGTCGGGATCGACTGGATCACGACCTTGCCGAATTCTTTGCTTTTGACGGTCGCTTCCAGCACGAGCGCGGGATTAAGAACAAATGTATCGCCACCCTGTATTTCAAATGCCTGTGATACTGGTTTAAAACCAGCCTTTTTCAGTTCTAGCGCGTGCTGTCCTTTAGATACGCTGTCAAGAAGGGTCGGTGTTACCGCGCCACTGCTTTTCCCGTCGATGAATATATCGGCACTATCAGGCGTTGAGTTGACCCGTGCAAAACCGTAGAGCGGAACGGGAATGACTGGAGTTTTCCCCGGCTTCAGACCGAACACGACAAAAAGCACGATAGCCGCCACCGCGCCCCCGCCGATGATCAGGACCGGCAATGGTTTTATCCTCGCACCGCGTACCGGCTCTGTCTTTGCCTTGACCTTCGACTTTACCTTGGCTGCTACCGCCTTAACATCCTTTCGTTTCTTTTTCTCCTTCAGCTCAGCCACGTACTTTAACGCCTGGGCGTCCTGCGCGTCAAGATGCAGTATCTTCTCGAACTCAGCCAGGGCATCATTGAGCCGGTCTTCGCCCAAGGTCATGAAATAAAGCCCCCGCTCAAAATGCTTTTCCTTGCGTTTTTTCAGCAGGGCCTGGAACTGTTCGACCGGCTGTTTGATGAAATGACCAATGTCTTTTCGTAAAACCTCGGTTTTGGACGCGCGCATTATGGCGTTGATGCTGCTGCCGAAATCGGCGATGCTCTGCTGCCGCTGATCCGGGTCCTTGACCAGCAGGTGCTCGATGATCGCGCTGATCTCCCTGGTCAGCAGAGGGTTCGCTTCCACCGGCTTGGGCGGGACCACGGTCATGATCTCGTGAATGATCGATGAATAGTTCTCGCCCCGGAAGGGCTTGATGCCGGTGATCATTTCGTAAAAGACCACGCCCAGCGAGAAGATATCGGAGCGGTGATCGACCTTTTTGCCCCCGGCCTGCTCCGGCGACATGTAGGCAGGCGTCCCCACGATCGCGCCGGTCACCGTGACCGAGGTGAGATCCTGAGCCTGGGCTAGGCCGAAATCGGCGATCTTCACGACGCCGTCATAACCGATAATGATATTGGCGGGCTTGATGTCACGGTGCACGACCCCTTTTTCATGGGCGTGCGCCAATCCCTGGCTGATGTCATACGCGATCTTGAGCGCGATGTCCTGGGGAATGAATTTTACGGAATTGATCAGGTCTTTGAGGCTTTTGCCATCGACATATTCCATGGCGATGAAATACATGTCGTCGGACTTTCCGTAGTCGATAATATTGACGATGTTCTCATGCTTGAGATTAGCCGCGGCCTTGGCCTCTCTTTCGAACCGAGTGATAAAATCTTTGTCCTGGGCGAGATGGCCGTGCAGGATCTTGATCGCCACGATCCGGTCCAATGACACCTGGACCGCCTTGTAGATCGCGGCCATGCCACCGGTCGCAATGAGTTCTTTTATCTCGAAATTACGTATCGTTCGGTTTATCATAAATTTTTATTATAATTATAGCAAAACTATTATAATTAAATATATTATATAGTCAAGATAACTAAGGATTTCAGGGTATCTTGACAAGAGACAAAAATCTGATTAAAATATCACGAAATGGAGGCAAAATGATCATTATTCTTATCATTATCATTGTGCTCGTGATCATTGCCATCGCCATGTACAATGGCCTCGTCGTCAAGAGAACGAGAGTTGAAAATGGCTGGGCACAGATCGACGTACAGTTGAAGCGCCGCTATGACCTGATCCCGAACTTGGTGGAGACCGTTAAGGGTTACGCCGCGCACGAAAAAGAAGTACTGGAAAAAGTAGCCGAATTACGCTCGCGGGCAATGGGCGCCACCAATCCCAAGGAATCTGCCGACGCTAACAACATGCTGACCTCGACCCTTAAAACCCTGTTCGCCGTCGCTGAAAACTATCCCCAACTCAAGGCCAATGAAAACTTCATGCGGTTGCAGGAAGAACTGTCCGCTACCGAGAATAAGATCGCCTTCGCACGGCAGTTCTACAATGACGTGGTCATGGATTACAACGCCACTATCCAGAAATTCCCGCAGACCGTCATTGCCTCGATCTTCGGCTTCACTGCAAAAATATTCTTTGAAGCTCCGGCTGGAGAAAAAGAAGCGCCTAAAGTCAAGTTCTAGCCGCCGCCCGGACTGCATAAAATGCCTGAAAATCTATACCGCCTGATCGGCGCGAACAAACGCAAGACCTACATATTCATTTTTATCACGAGCTTATTCCTGGGCGCGCTTGGTTCCGCTATCATCTATCTCATGCATTGGGGGATCTCGGCGTACGTGTTATTTGGCATCTTCATCATTGTCTACAATATCGTGCTCTATTACAACTCGGACAAGCTCGCGCTTACTTCTACCGGCTGCGTACCCGCTGATCCCGAAGAGTTCAAACAGCTTCACAATGTCGTGGAGGAAGTATCCATCGCCGCGGGCGTGCCGAAACCCAAGGTTTACATCATGCCCACGCCCGGCCCCAATGCGTTCGCCACGGGCCGGAACCCGCAGCATGCGGCAATGGCGGTCACGACCGGTTTGCTGGAGATCATGAACCGCGAGGAACTGCAGGGTGTCGTCGCCCATGAAATGGCTCATATCAGGAACTATGATATCCTCCTGATGACCGTGGTGTCCGCGATCGGCGGGCTCATAATTCTCCTGCGGGATTTCTTCCTGCGCT
The sequence above is a segment of the bacterium genome. Coding sequences within it:
- a CDS encoding serine/threonine-protein kinase, whose amino-acid sequence is MINRTIRNFEIKELIATGGMAAIYKAVQVSLDRIVAIKILHGHLAQDKDFITRFEREAKAAANLKHENIVNIIDYGKSDDMYFIAMEYVDGKSLKDLINSVKFIPQDIALKIAYDISQGLAHAHEKGVVHRDIKPANIIIGYDGVVKIADFGLAQAQDLTSVTVTGAIVGTPAYMSPEQAGGKKVDHRSDIFSLGVVFYEMITGIKPFRGENYSSIIHEIMTVVPPKPVEANPLLTREISAIIEHLLVKDPDQRQQSIADFGSSINAIMRASKTEVLRKDIGHFIKQPVEQFQALLKKRKEKHFERGLYFMTLGEDRLNDALAEFEKILHLDAQDAQALKYVAELKEKKKRKDVKAVAAKVKSKVKAKTEPVRGARIKPLPVLIIGGGAVAAIVLFVVFGLKPGKTPVIPVPLYGFARVNSTPDSADIFIDGKSSGAVTPTLLDSVSKGQHALELKKAGFKPVSQAFEIQGGDTFVLNPALVLEATVKSKEFGKVVIQSIPTGAAVYLDNILLDPKTPCTLESVSLGIHRFKFSKPGYELTEIERTVSALKPLRLNVTMAVVTKPVTGTSYLKVTVVPWANVYIDEKFIETTPIAGTLKVNSGQHVVKLENPNLKVWQKSYDFKPGQTVTIDVKLENIEGMLKLTVKPWADVYIDGKFIETTPIAEPIKLSTGKHVLKLVNPNYRVYEETIEIPPNKMLKKSVELVSK
- a CDS encoding LemA family protein; the encoded protein is MIIILIIIIVLVIIAIAMYNGLVVKRTRVENGWAQIDVQLKRRYDLIPNLVETVKGYAAHEKEVLEKVAELRSRAMGATNPKESADANNMLTSTLKTLFAVAENYPQLKANENFMRLQEELSATENKIAFARQFYNDVVMDYNATIQKFPQTVIASIFGFTAKIFFEAPAGEKEAPKVKF
- a CDS encoding M48 family metalloprotease, translating into MPENLYRLIGANKRKTYIFIFITSLFLGALGSAIIYLMHWGISAYVLFGIFIIVYNIVLYYNSDKLALTSTGCVPADPEEFKQLHNVVEEVSIAAGVPKPKVYIMPTPGPNAFATGRNPQHAAMAVTTGLLEIMNREELQGVVAHEMAHIRNYDILLMTVVSAIGGLIILLRDFFLRSMFWGGGGRKRDDRRGGGQLGLILLVVGLVLAIIAPIFVALIRAAISRQREYLADASGAYITRYPQGLSQALNKLKNSYEPMAKASHSNAHLFIASPFGKDRFDVSSLLATHPPLEKRISRLNSLVV